In a single window of the Nicotiana tomentosiformis chromosome 8, ASM39032v3, whole genome shotgun sequence genome:
- the LOC138898210 gene encoding uncharacterized protein: MKNDIAEFVAQCPNCQQIKIEHQKPGGLLQAIEIPTWKWEVINMDFIISLHRTQHKFDSIWVIVDRLTKSAHFLPIEVPSLQLIFGGPSKKDRGLRSSWDDHLPLIEFVYNNSYHSSIQMAPYEALYGRKYRSHIVWFEIRETKLVGPESVDNWVFIKVSPMKGVMRFGKKGKLSPRYIGPYKIIHRVTEHLSYEEAPIAILDRQVQRLRTKDVASVKVFWRNNNVEEISWESEEEMKTRYPHLFQLSEEDQTEISQPLGTYMILDSYVSYCYWSCEAIGVIDDCGPVWLCIIGFVM; this comes from the exons ATGAAGAACGATAtcgcagagtttgttgctcaatgccctaattgtcagcagattaagattgagcatcagaaacccggtggattattgcaggctatagagattccgacttggaaatgggaagtgattaatatggatttcatcataagtTTACATCGTACCCagcataagttcgattctatatgggttattgttgatagacttacaaaatcagcccattttcttcct atagaggtgcctAGTTTACAACTAAtttttggaggtccttccaaaaaggatcggggactcag gagtagctgggatgatcatcttccacttattgagttcgtatataataatagttatcattccagcattcagatggctccatatgaagctctttacggacgaaagTATAGGTCTCACATCGTATGGTTCGAGAttagggaaactaagttagtaggaccagagtcg gtagacaACTGGGTATTcataaaggtatcaccgatgaaaggcgttatgagattcggtaagaaaggaaagcttagccctcggtacattggaccttataagattatacacAGA GTTACAGAgcatctatcatatgaggaagctcccattgctatactagatagacaagttcaaagattgagaactaaggatgtagcttcggttaaagtattttggagaaacaataatgtggaggagatatCTTGGGAatctgaagaagaaatgaagactaggtatcctcacttgtttcagCTTTcggaggaggatcagactgagaTATCACAGCCTTTAGGTACATATATGATACTTGactcttatgttagttattgttattggtcgtgtgaggccattggtgttattgatgattgtggccctgtgtggctttgtattatTGGGTTTGTTATGTGA